ATCTGGCATGTTAAATGCGATTGGTCTACAAAATCCTGGTGTAGAGAAAATTATTGCAGAACAACTTCCTTTCTTTCGGAATTACGACACGCCTATTATTGCAAATGTGGCAGGTAGTACGATTGAAGAATATGAGTTAGTCGCAGAGGCTATCTCAAATTCACCTGATATTGCAGCAATTGAACTAAACATCTCTTGTCCTAATGTGAAAGAGGGAGGGGTCCAGTTTGGAACTGATCCTGTTTTAGCAAGTGAAGTAACAAGACGTGTGAAAGCAAAAAGTAAGGTTCCGGTATATGTAAAATTATCACCGAATGTAACGAATATCGTAGACATTGCGACAGCAGTAGAAGCGGCTGGTGCTGATGGTTTATCGATGATAAACACTTTAACAGGTATGCAAATAGATTTAAACGCGCGTAAACCAATACTTGCGAACAAAATTGGTGGTTTATCTGGACCAGCTATCAAACCAGTAGCAATTCGAATGATATACCAAGTAAAACAACATGTTTCGATTCCGATTATTGGTATGGGTGGTATTACAACAGCAGAAGATGTGTTAGAGTTTTTGCTTGCGGGATCAAGCGCTGTTGCAATTGGGACAGCTAATTTTCAAAACCCGCTCATTTGTCCAGAAATAATTGAAGCATTACCAGCTGTACTAAAAAAATACGGTTTTTCATCTATACAAGATGCAATTGGAAAGGGGCATGAACATGCAACAGCCAATATATCTCGCACTTGATTTTCCAACATGGGAGCAAACAGATCATTTTTTAAAAGTAAATGAACTAGATGGTGTCCCAGTAAAAGTAGGAATGGAATTATTTTATCGAGAAGGTCCAGCTGTGATCGCTTATCTCAAAAAGAAAAATCATCCGATTTTTTTAGATCTTAAATTACATGATATTCCAACCACGATTTATAAAGCAATGCGTAATCTAGCAAACCTAGGTGTCGATGTAGTCAATGTCCATGGACTAGGAGGAAGTGCAATGGTTGCTGCGGCTAAACAAGGATTGATCGACGGAAGTAATCAAATTCAGACTCCAAAATTATTAGTGGTAACCATGTTAACCTCAATGGATCAAGAGACAGTCGAACAAGAATTGGCGATACAGCAACCGATCGAAACGATTGTCACAAATTTAGCTCTATTAGGAAAAAATAATGGAGCGGATGGTGTTGTTTGTTCTGCACAAGAGGCACGAGCAATCAAACATGCCTGCGGAAACGAGTTTTTAGCAGTAACACCAGGGATTAGATTAACGAACACTGCAAATGATGATCAAAAAAGAATTGCAACACCTACTTTCGCAAAAGCAGAAGGGGTAGATGCACTTGTGATAGGTCGAAGTATAACTGCTGCAGCGAACCCAAAAGAAACCTATAAGCAAGCTGTAAAGGAGTGGAATCATGTCTCTAGCTAAACAAATTGCCAATGACTTATATAAAATAGAAGCGATTCAAATTAAACCAG
The nucleotide sequence above comes from Paraliobacillus zengyii. Encoded proteins:
- the pyrF gene encoding orotidine-5'-phosphate decarboxylase, producing the protein MQQPIYLALDFPTWEQTDHFLKVNELDGVPVKVGMELFYREGPAVIAYLKKKNHPIFLDLKLHDIPTTIYKAMRNLANLGVDVVNVHGLGGSAMVAAAKQGLIDGSNQIQTPKLLVVTMLTSMDQETVEQELAIQQPIETIVTNLALLGKNNGADGVVCSAQEARAIKHACGNEFLAVTPGIRLTNTANDDQKRIATPTFAKAEGVDALVIGRSITAAANPKETYKQAVKEWNHVSS
- a CDS encoding dihydroorotate dehydrogenase gives rise to the protein MSNLAVELPGLSLKNPIMPASGCFGFGREYSNFYDLSRLGAVIIKAATGEARFGNATPRVAETASGMLNAIGLQNPGVEKIIAEQLPFFRNYDTPIIANVAGSTIEEYELVAEAISNSPDIAAIELNISCPNVKEGGVQFGTDPVLASEVTRRVKAKSKVPVYVKLSPNVTNIVDIATAVEAAGADGLSMINTLTGMQIDLNARKPILANKIGGLSGPAIKPVAIRMIYQVKQHVSIPIIGMGGITTAEDVLEFLLAGSSAVAIGTANFQNPLICPEIIEALPAVLKKYGFSSIQDAIGKGHEHATANISRT